From Anabrus simplex isolate iqAnaSimp1 chromosome 11, ASM4041472v1, whole genome shotgun sequence, a single genomic window includes:
- the LOC136883407 gene encoding atlastin-like: protein MGHAVCIVKPKNEHQYELDFESLKKILLQDGVQNADVMLVSIAGAFRQGKSFLLNFFLRYLNSDDQSDWMEDESDNLEGFSWRGGMDRETTGILMWSRAFPRELPSGEKVVVLLMDTQGVFDSESTVKDNAIVFALSTMMSSFFIYNIQNNIQEDHLQHLQVFTEYGRLALKEDSHKPFQKLLFLVRDWSYPYDADYGSAGGKFLLKRRMKISDSQHPELQLLRKHISSCFQDISCFLLPHPGHKVSTDPSFSGRLSDIDSEFKEHLGVLVPLVLSVKNTTVKEIGGQKVKAKDLLHYFQSYMKVLSGHELPEPITLFFATVQASNLVALSGAIDFYKKQMNRVCGGTRPYIIPEQLAEQHSRLKTAAVHQFISVPQMGGAEFSKKYHAMLESDIDEMFREYMLVNKRKNIGAVVKIPAVYVTIAVVSYIISGILETVHLPALAIVMQGFTHCALGIIVLWAIIWRFGIFGGLEEIIETVADIVWVAALMQT from the coding sequence ATGGGTCATGCTGTTTGCATTGTGAAACCTAAAAACGAGCATCAGTATGAGCTGGATTTCGAATCCCTCAAAAAGATTCTTCTGCAGGACGGCGTCCAGAATGCAGACGTGATGCTCGTGTCCATTGCTGGAGCTTTCCGTCAGGGCAAATCATTTCTTCTCAATTTTTTCCTGCGTTATTTGAACAGTGATGATCAATCTGATTGGATGGAAGATGAAAGTGATAATCTGGAAGGATTTTCATGGCGTGGTGGTATGGACCGGGAAACCACCGGCATTTTAATGTGGTCTCGGGCTTTCCCGCGCGAACTACCCAGCGGAGAGAAGGTGGTGGTGCTATTGATGGATACCCAGGGAGTGTTCGACAGTGAGAGCACTGTGAAGGACAATGCCATCGTGTTTGCTCTGAGCACAATGATGAGCTCTTTCTTCATCTACAATATCCAAAATAATATTCAGGAAGATCATCTACAACACCTGCAGGTGTTCACAGAATATGGAAGACTTGCGCTCAAAGAAGATTCCCACAAACCCTTCCAGAAACTGTTATTTCTTGTGCGAGATTGGAGTTATCCTTACGATGCAGATTATGGATCTGCTGGGGGCAAATTTCTTCTTAAAAGACGCATGAAAATATCTGACTCGCAACACCCTGAGCTTCAGCTTCTGAGGAAACACATTTCTTCTTGCTTCCAGGACATATCATGCTTCTTGCTCCCTCACCCAGGTCATAAAGTTTCCACCGATCCCAGCTTCTCCGGCAGATTGTCCGACATCGATTCAGAGTTCAAGGAACATCTTGGAGTTTTAGTTCCCTTGGTGTTGTCGGTAAAGAACACAACTGTGAAGGAAATAGGTGGACAGAAAGTGAAGGCTAAAGATCTACTGCACTATTTCCAGAGCTACATGAAGGTGCTTTCTGGTCACGAACTCCCAGAGCCAATTACACTATTCTTTGCCACTGTACAGGCCAGCAACCTTGTAGCTCTCTCAGGGGCCATCGATTTCTACAAGAAACAGATGAATAGAGTGTGCGGAGGAACTCGGCCCTACATCATCCCTGAGCAGTTGGCTGAGCAACACTCTCGGCTCAAGACAGCTGCTGTTCATCAGTTCATCTCAGTGCCACAGATGGGGGGAGCAGAATTCTCTAAGAAATATCATGCAATGCTGGAGTCAGACATAGACGAAATGTTTCGAGAGTACATGCTCGTGAACAAGAGGAAGAATATAGGTGCTGTCGTGAAGATCCCAGCTGTGTACGTTACCATCGCCGTGGTCTCGTACATAATCTCTGGCATTCTGGAAACCGTTCATTTGCCAGCTTTAGCTATTGTAATGCAAGGATTTACTCATTGTGCCCTCGGGATAATCGTTCTTTGGGCCATTATTTGGCGCTTTGGCATCTTTGGAGGTCTGGAAGAAATCATTGAAACTGTGGCAGATATTGTGTGGGTGGCTGCCTTGATGCAAACTTGA